The Streptomyces rubrogriseus genomic sequence CCGCCGAAGCCACCGCCTCCGGATCCGCCGAGGCCGCCGGAGGAGCCGGAAGGGCCGGAAGGACCACCGGCGGGCGGGGGCGCCGCTCCGCCGCCGGACGGGTCGACCACCGCGTCGATCTTCCACTGCACGTTGAACTGCTCGGCCAGGGCCTGCCGCAGCACGTCCTCGCTGCCGCTGCTCACGAAGTTGTCTCGGGCGCCGGCGTTGACGAAGCCGAGCTGGAGGGAGGTGCCGTCGAAGCCGGTCACCTGGGCGTTCTGGCTGAGCAGGATCCAGGTGAAGCGGCGGCGGTTCTTGACCGCTTCCAGGATGTTGGGCCAGAGCGAACGGGGGTCGACCCCGGAAGCACCCGGCGGCGGCGAGACGGACGCGGGGGCGGGGGCGGCCGCCGCTGGAGCCGGCGCCTGGGCCGGAGTCGCTGCGGGGCCGGAGGCGGGGGCAGCCGGGGTCCGGGGCTGTCCACCGCCCGTCGGTGCCGCCGTGGGCCATCCACCGGGGCGGCGCCCGCCACCCGCGGGGGCCGCGCTCGGCCAGGCACCGGGCGCGGGCGCCGGAGCGGGAGCGGCAGCAGGTGAGGGAGCGGGCGCAGGTGCGGGAGTCGCAGGCGAAGGTGGCGCAGGCGCAGGAGCGACGTCGGCGGAAGAGGGCGCGGCCTGCGCATGTCCGCCACCGGTGGGAGCCCCACTCGCGTCGGAGGCGGGGCCGGCACCGGTACCAGCACCGGCACCGGCAGCCGTGTCGGCGGAAGGGCCGCCGCCCGGTGCGCCCGCCGGGGTCCCGGCGCCCTGCCCCCGTACCGCCGCACGGGCCGCGGCGGGCCCGCCGCCCGGCGGCACCTGAGCCGCGACGGGCGCCCCGGCCCCCGCACCGGCGTGCGCCTCGGGCCCAGGCGCGTACCCCATCGCGGGAGCGCCCGCACCGGCCGAGAACTGCACCCCGCGCTCGATCCGGTCCAGCCGGGCCATCACCGACCGCTCGTCGCCGTACGCGGCGGGCAGCATCACGCGCGCGCAGATCAGCTCCAGCTGGAGGCGCGGCGAGTGGGCGCCGCGCATCTCGGTGAGCCCCTCGTTGACGATGTCGGCCGCGCGGCTCAGCTCGGCGGCGCCGAAGGACCGGGCCTGCTCCTGCATCCGCTCGACGACGTCGGCGGGGGCGTCGATGAGCCCCTTCTCCGCGGCGTCGGGCACGGCGGCGAGGATCACCAGGTCACGCAGGCGCTCCAGCAGGTCGGTGACGAAACGCCGCGGGTCGTTGCCCCCTTCGATCACCCGGTCCACCACCCCGAAGGCGGCGGAGCCGTCCCCGGAGACGAAGGACTCGACGACGGAGTCGAGCAGCGAACCGTCCGTGTAGCCGAGCAGGGCGGTGGTCATGTCGTACGTCACACCGTCGGCGCCGGCGCCCGCGAGCAGCTGGTCCATGACGGACATGGAGTCACGCACGGACCCCGCCCCGGCCCGCACGACGAGCGGGAGCACGCCCTCCTCGACCGCGATCCCCTCCCGACCGCACACCTCGGCGAGGTAGTCGCGCAGGGTGCCGGGCGGCACGAGCCGGAACGGGTAGTGGTGGGTCCGCGACCGGATGGTCCCGATGACCTTCTCGGGCTCGGTGGTCGCGAAGATGAACTTCAGGTGCTCCGGGGGCTCCTCGACGACCTTCAGCAGGGCGTTGAAGCCCTGCGGCGAGACCATGTGGGCCTCGTCGATGATGTAGATCTTGTACCGGCTGGAGGCGGGCCCGAAGAAGGCCTTCTCGCGCAGGTCACGGGCGTCGTCCACACCGCCGTGCGAGGCGGCGTCGATCTCGATGACGTCGATCGAACCCGGTCCGTTGCGCGCGAGGTCGCGGCAGGACTGGCACTCGCCGCACGGGGTCGGCGTGGGGCCCTGCTCGCAGTTCAGACAGCGGGCCAGGATCCGGGCGCTGGTCGTCTTGCCGCAGCCGCGCGGACCGCTGAACAGGTACGCGTGATTGACCCGGTTGTTCCGCAGCGCCTGCTGCAGCGGGTCGGTGACATGCCCCTGCCCGATGACCTCGGCGAAGGACTCCGGGCGGTAACGGCGGTAGAGCGCGAGAGACGACACGCATACGAGGTTATAGGCGCCCACCGACAACCGGACCGCCCGCAAAGGAGACGCCCCCCACGCACCCGCCAGAGCCGACCTACCCTTGCTGCCTTCCGGCCCTGGGGGAGTTCAGTCAGATAGCGCCGCGTGAGGGGCTGGGCCACACGTTACCCGATGTGGGGGCCTCAGAACGAGTTCGCAAGCACTCCCCGGCGTCATGTAATGTTCTCGGCGGAGGATTCGCCTAGAGGCCTAGGGCGCACGCTTGGAAAGCGTGTTGGGGGCAACCCCTCACGAGTTCGAATCTCGTATCCTCCGCCAGTGCCTCACCGGGCACGATGTCGAAGGGCCCCCTGGAAACAGGGGGCCCTTCGACGTGTTCGGTGGCGTACGAGGTACGCAGGCCGAGGCGCGCGTCTTCAGTCCGGTCGGTTCGCCTCGGGTTGTTCCGCCAGTGTCTTGATCCGGAGCAGGCGGGTCTCCCAGGAGCGGCCGATGCGGTCGAGCTCGCGGGCCAGTGCGCCGAGGCGGGCGCCGACGGCGACGTGGACCACCTCGCGTCCCCGCCGCTCGGACTCGACCAGGCCGACCTCGCGCAGCACCTCCAGGTGCTTGACGATCGCCTGCCGGCTCACCGGCAGGGCCCTGGCCAGCTCGGACGCCGACACCGGGGCCTCGCCGAGCCGGGCGAGTATCTCCCAGCGCGTCGGGTCGCCGAGCGCCGCGCACACCGCGGGCAGGGCGGGGGCGGTCACCGGTGCCCCGTGGCGGGCGTGGTGGGCGTGGTGGGCGTGGCCTGCTCCGCGTACGCCTTCGCCGCGGCCAGTTCGGTGAGCCAGCCCTTGTCGTTGCCCTCGCGCTGCTCGAGCCAGGTCGCCGGGTCGTCGGCGAGGCCGGAGAAGCCGCTCTCCACCACCCGCAGGGTCACCCCGCCGCCGTCCCGCTCGTCGATCCAGAACTCGACCAGGGTAGAAGGGGCCGACTCGTCGCGCGAGGGGGTGCCGATCCACCGGAACGCCGCGTAGCGCGGCCTGTCCAGCTCCACCGTCCGGAACCGGAACTCACCGAGGGACGGATGGCGCACCACCGCCGTGTCGCCCTCGTACCGCACGTCCTGGTCCGCCTCGACCACGCCGTCGTTGACGTACCAGCCGGGCCGGGCCACCAGCTCCCACACCCGGTCGGCCGGGGCGTCGATGTCGATCTGCCGGGCGATCCGGTCCAGCTCGGCCGTATCGGTAGCGGAATGTGCCGACTCGTTCATGACTGGTCCCCTTCTCCGTACTGCTGAGTGCCGCGTTGGGTTGTATTGCAATTAAACGGTTGCACATCGAGGGCCTATTAGCAACCTGGCGGTTGCACATCATGTCCCCGCGTTGC encodes the following:
- a CDS encoding DNA polymerase III subunit gamma and tau, which encodes MSSLALYRRYRPESFAEVIGQGHVTDPLQQALRNNRVNHAYLFSGPRGCGKTTSARILARCLNCEQGPTPTPCGECQSCRDLARNGPGSIDVIEIDAASHGGVDDARDLREKAFFGPASSRYKIYIIDEAHMVSPQGFNALLKVVEEPPEHLKFIFATTEPEKVIGTIRSRTHHYPFRLVPPGTLRDYLAEVCGREGIAVEEGVLPLVVRAGAGSVRDSMSVMDQLLAGAGADGVTYDMTTALLGYTDGSLLDSVVESFVSGDGSAAFGVVDRVIEGGNDPRRFVTDLLERLRDLVILAAVPDAAEKGLIDAPADVVERMQEQARSFGAAELSRAADIVNEGLTEMRGAHSPRLQLELICARVMLPAAYGDERSVMARLDRIERGVQFSAGAGAPAMGYAPGPEAHAGAGAGAPVAAQVPPGGGPAAARAAVRGQGAGTPAGAPGGGPSADTAAGAGAGTGAGPASDASGAPTGGGHAQAAPSSADVAPAPAPPSPATPAPAPAPSPAAAPAPAPAPGAWPSAAPAGGGRRPGGWPTAAPTGGGQPRTPAAPASGPAATPAQAPAPAAAAPAPASVSPPPGASGVDPRSLWPNILEAVKNRRRFTWILLSQNAQVTGFDGTSLQLGFVNAGARDNFVSSGSEDVLRQALAEQFNVQWKIDAVVDPSGGGAAPPPAGGPSGPSGSSGGLGGSGGGGFGGGSGGGGGFGGGGGGGFGGGAPAQRPSASASTPAAPPQAPASAPAPAPRPSAPEPPPVSPEDDIPEDDDPDLDESALSGKELLVRELGATVVEEITNE
- a CDS encoding ArsR/SmtB family transcription factor gives rise to the protein MTAPALPAVCAALGDPTRWEILARLGEAPVSASELARALPVSRQAIVKHLEVLREVGLVESERRGREVVHVAVGARLGALARELDRIGRSWETRLLRIKTLAEQPEANRPD
- a CDS encoding SRPBCC family protein; protein product: MNESAHSATDTAELDRIARQIDIDAPADRVWELVARPGWYVNDGVVEADQDVRYEGDTAVVRHPSLGEFRFRTVELDRPRYAAFRWIGTPSRDESAPSTLVEFWIDERDGGGVTLRVVESGFSGLADDPATWLEQREGNDKGWLTELAAAKAYAEQATPTTPTTPATGHR